A genomic region of Leptolyngbya sp. NIES-2104 contains the following coding sequences:
- a CDS encoding CBS domain-containing protein, which yields MPSINPEQSARELMSSPVRTVRPETTIEEAQKILLRYGHSGLPIVDEGRLVGIVSRRDLDIAAYHGLKDTPVKRIMAAQVRTIEPSTPLSEIQGVMGTYDIGRLPVIDQGQLVGIVTRTDVLRKLQPVPETLRLERFAAPFQKIFAIASQAAEDRGWHLYLVGGAVRDLLLADPTAEVGLSDIDFVVDGFHQSAEVGAGVELAKCLQKIYPQARLEIHGKFQTAALLWHNDPELGSLWIDIATARTEFYLYPAANPEVEASSIRQDLYRRDFTVNALALRLTNPRAHELLDYFGGIADLRSHQIRVLHPNSFIEDPTRIYRAVRFAVRLGFEIEPQTEASIRHAIASGLYNRRDRPVPALQSRLRSELKYILQARYWKPAIQKLADLDALVCIHPSLKLDRELWRQLKWADRFQRFDLAIPHWQLLLEVLIAKLDDRATVAKTLQLPHDAIERLTKLPAIEAALQPSEKPSEMVQLLKPFDSETLALIAARGARSIRRSIYQYFNVWSQIKPPIDGSDLKTLGYKPGKQFKQILEELLVLTLDGKICDRTEAEQYLAEHYPLN from the coding sequence TTGCGCTACGGACATTCAGGATTGCCGATCGTGGATGAGGGTCGATTAGTCGGGATCGTGTCCCGTCGCGATCTCGATATCGCAGCGTATCACGGCTTGAAAGATACGCCCGTTAAGAGAATCATGGCAGCGCAGGTGAGAACGATCGAGCCGTCCACGCCACTTTCGGAAATTCAAGGCGTTATGGGAACGTATGACATTGGACGGCTTCCGGTGATTGATCAAGGTCAACTGGTTGGAATTGTGACGCGCACCGATGTCTTACGAAAACTTCAACCTGTACCGGAAACCTTGCGATTAGAGCGATTTGCTGCACCGTTTCAGAAGATTTTTGCGATCGCGTCCCAAGCCGCAGAAGATCGAGGCTGGCATCTTTATCTAGTCGGTGGAGCCGTCAGAGATCTACTTCTAGCTGATCCCACTGCTGAAGTGGGCTTGAGCGATATCGATTTTGTCGTGGACGGATTTCATCAATCGGCGGAAGTCGGTGCAGGTGTGGAATTAGCGAAATGTCTCCAGAAGATTTATCCACAGGCGCGACTTGAAATTCACGGGAAATTTCAAACGGCAGCGTTACTCTGGCACAACGATCCCGAACTCGGTTCGCTTTGGATCGATATTGCAACCGCACGAACTGAATTCTATTTATATCCAGCCGCAAATCCTGAAGTGGAAGCGAGTTCGATTCGACAGGATTTGTATCGTCGAGATTTTACCGTGAATGCGTTGGCGTTGAGATTAACCAATCCCAGAGCGCATGAGCTTCTTGATTATTTTGGTGGCATTGCAGATTTACGATCGCATCAAATTCGCGTTTTGCATCCCAACAGTTTTATCGAAGATCCCACCCGCATTTACCGAGCCGTCCGGTTTGCAGTTCGTTTGGGATTCGAGATCGAGCCGCAAACAGAAGCATCTATTCGACATGCGATCGCGTCCGGGCTTTACAATCGACGCGATCGACCCGTTCCCGCTCTCCAAAGTCGCCTCCGCTCCGAACTGAAATACATTTTGCAAGCCCGCTACTGGAAACCAGCGATTCAAAAGTTAGCGGATCTTGACGCGCTGGTGTGTATTCATCCGAGTTTGAAGCTCGATCGAGAACTTTGGCGACAGTTGAAATGGGCAGATCGCTTTCAAAGATTTGATTTAGCGATTCCGCACTGGCAATTACTCCTAGAAGTTTTGATTGCAAAACTCGACGATCGCGCCACCGTTGCCAAAACGCTCCAACTTCCGCACGATGCGATCGAGCGTTTAACCAAACTGCCTGCGATCGAAGCCGCACTCCAACCTTCTGAGAAACCGAGCGAAATGGTTCAGTTATTAAAACCGTTCGATTCCGAAACGTTGGCGTTGATTGCTGCACGAGGAGCGCGATCGATTCGTCGATCGATCTATCAATATTTCAACGTTTGGTCACAGATCAAACCCCCAATCGACGGCTCAGATTTGAAAACACTGGGCTACAAACCGGGTAAGCAATTCAAACAAATTTTGGAAGAACTTCTAGTTCTAACTTTAGATGGCAAGATTTGCGATCGCACTGAAGCCGAACAATATTTAGCCGAACATTACCCGCTAAACTGA
- the hisIE gene encoding bifunctional phosphoribosyl-AMP cyclohydrolase/phosphoribosyl-ATP diphosphatase HisIE, which yields MASIELVSPDSIPTDAIKYDDRGLVPAIVQDYLDGTVLMMAWMNQESLQKTLATGETWFWSRSRQEFWHKGATSGHTQKVKAVRYDCDSDALLVTVEQIGDIACHTGARSCFHQVDGNISPPPADTLSQVFSVVCDRRDNPIEGSYTRTLFAGGDNKILKKIGEEAAEVVMACKDDDKDAIAGEAADLFYHTLVALAHHKVDLKAVYRKLQERR from the coding sequence ATGGCTTCGATCGAACTGGTTTCCCCCGATTCAATTCCAACTGATGCGATCAAATATGACGATCGTGGTTTAGTGCCTGCGATCGTTCAGGATTATCTCGATGGCACAGTCTTGATGATGGCGTGGATGAACCAAGAATCTTTGCAAAAAACGCTTGCGACTGGAGAAACCTGGTTTTGGAGTCGATCGCGCCAAGAATTTTGGCACAAGGGCGCAACTTCAGGACACACTCAGAAAGTAAAAGCGGTTCGATACGACTGTGATAGTGATGCTTTGTTAGTGACCGTTGAGCAGATTGGCGATATTGCTTGTCATACAGGCGCACGAAGTTGTTTTCATCAAGTCGATGGCAACATCTCGCCGCCGCCCGCTGATACATTATCTCAAGTCTTTTCTGTCGTGTGCGATCGACGTGACAACCCGATCGAAGGCTCTTACACCCGAACCTTATTCGCAGGTGGCGATAACAAAATTCTCAAAAAGATCGGAGAAGAAGCCGCAGAAGTCGTAATGGCTTGCAAAGACGATGATAAAGATGCGATCGCGGGAGAAGCCGCAGATTTGTTCTATCACACCCTTGTCGCACTCGCTCACCACAAAGTTGATCTCAAGGCTGTCTACCGCAAGCTACAAGAACGACGTTAG
- a CDS encoding response regulator, translating to MNFISSDSVRILLVDDTPTNLKVLSEALQGQGWKTLMAIDGESAIEQAEYAIPDLILLDVMMPGIDGFETCQRFKANLKLQLIPIIFMTALSDAVNKVRGLELGAVDYITKPFQQEEVIARVKLHLSLSQLNRSLKGTIEEQARTQAQLEELTQQLEQRVHDRTIELENSIQQLNTTQLQLIQSEKMSTLGQLVAGIGHEINNPINFVGGNLKHIEDYTQDLFTLIEMYQTQQPDAEIEEFIEDVDLEYLIEDMPKLIRSIHEGVDRLRDISFSLRSFARSDISSKVEYQIHEGIESTLMLLKHRLKADEQHPEIQINRNYGDLFPIRCYPGQLNQVFMNLIANALDVFEEQNVTRSYEEVCTAPNVIWISTAIDQSTETATIRIKDNGFGISPEIQSQIFEPSFTTKPVGKGTGLGLAISRQIIVEKHGGKLDCHSVIGQGTEFTIVLPV from the coding sequence ATGAACTTCATTTCATCAGACTCAGTTCGCATCTTATTAGTTGACGACACGCCGACGAATCTTAAGGTGTTGTCGGAAGCGCTTCAGGGACAGGGCTGGAAGACTTTAATGGCGATCGATGGCGAATCTGCGATCGAACAGGCGGAGTATGCAATACCCGATTTAATTTTGCTCGATGTGATGATGCCTGGAATTGATGGATTTGAAACCTGTCAGCGATTCAAGGCAAATCTGAAGCTGCAATTGATTCCGATCATTTTTATGACGGCGCTTTCAGATGCGGTGAACAAAGTCAGGGGCTTAGAACTTGGAGCCGTTGACTACATTACCAAGCCGTTTCAGCAAGAGGAAGTGATTGCAAGAGTAAAATTGCATCTGAGTTTGTCACAGTTGAATCGATCGCTAAAAGGCACGATCGAGGAACAGGCTAGAACGCAGGCGCAACTTGAAGAGCTTACTCAGCAATTAGAACAACGAGTGCACGATCGCACGATCGAGCTAGAAAATTCAATTCAACAACTCAACACGACGCAACTCCAACTCATTCAAAGCGAGAAAATGTCTACGCTGGGTCAGCTAGTTGCGGGAATCGGACATGAGATTAATAATCCGATTAACTTTGTCGGTGGCAATCTCAAGCACATCGAAGACTATACGCAGGATCTGTTTACCTTGATTGAAATGTATCAGACCCAGCAGCCTGATGCTGAAATCGAGGAATTTATCGAGGACGTTGACTTAGAGTATCTCATTGAAGATATGCCGAAGTTAATTCGATCGATTCATGAAGGAGTCGATCGTTTAAGAGACATTAGTTTTTCTCTGCGCTCATTTGCGCGATCGGACATTTCCTCGAAGGTGGAATATCAGATTCACGAAGGCATTGAGAGTACGCTGATGTTGCTAAAACATCGGCTCAAAGCGGATGAACAACACCCTGAAATTCAAATTAATCGAAACTACGGCGATTTGTTCCCGATTCGATGCTATCCCGGACAGTTAAATCAGGTGTTCATGAATCTGATTGCAAATGCGTTAGATGTCTTTGAAGAGCAGAATGTAACGCGATCGTATGAGGAGGTTTGCACCGCTCCAAATGTGATTTGGATTTCGACTGCGATTGACCAATCGACTGAAACCGCAACGATTCGGATCAAAGATAACGGTTTTGGTATTTCTCCAGAGATTCAGTCTCAGATTTTTGAGCCAAGTTTTACGACGAAACCTGTGGGCAAAGGAACTGGATTAGGATTAGCCATCAGCCGTCAAATCATTGTTGAAAAACATGGTGGGAAGCTCGATTGTCATTCTGTGATTGGACAAGGGACAGAATTTACGATCGTGCTTCCTGTGTGA
- a CDS encoding CHASE2 domain-containing protein yields the protein MWKKIQAFVQKSRRVFIIAPSVAATVTAGHMLGVFNLLEWQTRDQFFRQRSHNQLSDQIVVVTIDEEDIRSVKNWPIPDWSLAQLLEKIRAQKPRAIGLDLYRDLPEGEGHEQLVKVFETTPNLYGVEKITGDRVAPPPVLKKKDQVGIADLVLDSDRQIRRALLTSEDIKEQTIKAGLATRVALKYLEAEGITLESINPDQQKFKLGQSIYLPLGNQEAGYPNSEVGGYQILLNWYGSERNFRTVKMRDVLAGRVPTDLMRDRMVFIGSIAASTNDFFGTPFSSSWFSAEDPTPGVVIHANIAKQLVTSAKQNVMLQGFSIAQFSAWIFLCSCLGAVGSWKLASLPTQKRLPGGKILWATVGTSGSIVVGAYLSFLGGWIIPVTPALTALIASVVATVSSHRYEKLEETNRKLESANNQLFDYSKTLEAKVEERTHELMEAKQVADAANQAKSEFLANMSHELRTPLNGILGYAQILERSVSQKEQEGIRIIHQCGSHLLTLINDILDLSKIEARKLELDSGNVHLESFLNGVAEICRIRAEQKGIGFQVEIDDRLPDAIVTDEKRLRQVLINLLGNAIKFTDQGQVAFRAKLSEEAHIRFEVEDTGVGMSIEQVEKIFMPFEQVGEAGRKSEGTGLGLAISQRIANLMGSGIEVQSRLGEGSIFSLTLKFETASEWRSSMPDENETVIGIVDRSPSILIVDDDRTQCGLMAALLQEIGFEVTVAYTGSDGWLAASDRVPDLVITDLAMPLLDGVGLIEQLRSNSSTCDLPIIVSSANVFGSNRQRSLQAGASAFLPKPVQVQELLNTLKDLLNLTWVYQSKSATGSPSAIANGEVILPEQAVLGDLYHLAMMGDIAAIEGILESLVKENSQYAPFAAALNKLTATFQTAKIRQFLKSYAKAELH from the coding sequence ATGTGGAAAAAAATTCAAGCTTTCGTTCAAAAATCTCGTCGTGTTTTCATCATTGCGCCTAGTGTTGCTGCTACTGTTACCGCAGGTCACATGCTAGGCGTGTTTAATTTATTAGAGTGGCAGACGCGGGATCAGTTTTTTCGGCAGCGATCGCACAATCAGCTTTCAGATCAGATCGTGGTTGTGACGATCGACGAAGAAGATATTCGCAGCGTGAAAAATTGGCCCATTCCCGATTGGTCACTCGCGCAGCTATTAGAGAAGATTCGAGCACAAAAGCCAAGAGCGATCGGGCTAGATTTATACCGCGATTTGCCGGAAGGCGAGGGACACGAACAGCTTGTAAAAGTTTTTGAGACGACACCGAATCTTTACGGTGTTGAAAAGATTACGGGCGATCGAGTTGCACCACCTCCAGTGTTGAAGAAAAAGGATCAAGTAGGAATTGCGGATTTGGTGTTAGATAGCGATCGACAAATTCGTCGTGCGTTATTAACTTCAGAAGACATCAAAGAACAAACGATTAAAGCAGGATTGGCGACTCGTGTTGCATTGAAGTACTTAGAAGCAGAAGGCATTACATTAGAGAGCATCAATCCGGATCAACAGAAATTTAAGCTCGGTCAGTCGATTTATCTACCGCTTGGCAACCAAGAAGCAGGTTATCCAAACTCTGAGGTGGGTGGCTATCAAATTCTGCTGAATTGGTATGGATCAGAGCGAAATTTTCGCACCGTGAAAATGCGGGATGTTTTAGCAGGTCGAGTGCCCACAGATTTAATGCGCGATCGTATGGTGTTTATTGGTTCGATCGCGGCAAGTACCAACGACTTTTTTGGGACACCGTTTAGCTCTTCTTGGTTCTCGGCAGAAGATCCCACTCCGGGTGTGGTGATTCACGCGAACATTGCGAAACAGCTTGTGACGAGTGCCAAACAGAATGTAATGCTACAAGGGTTCTCGATCGCACAATTTTCGGCTTGGATCTTTCTTTGCTCTTGTTTGGGTGCAGTTGGGAGTTGGAAACTGGCGAGTCTGCCAACTCAAAAACGGCTACCGGGCGGCAAGATTCTGTGGGCGACTGTGGGCACGAGTGGCTCGATCGTGGTCGGAGCATATCTCAGTTTTCTGGGCGGGTGGATTATTCCAGTAACACCAGCGTTAACGGCGTTGATTGCGAGTGTGGTCGCGACCGTGAGTTCTCATCGCTATGAGAAATTAGAGGAAACGAATCGCAAACTAGAATCTGCTAACAATCAGTTATTCGATTACTCGAAAACGCTAGAAGCGAAAGTCGAGGAACGCACTCACGAATTGATGGAAGCGAAACAAGTCGCGGACGCAGCAAATCAGGCAAAGAGTGAATTTCTTGCCAATATGAGCCACGAGCTACGAACACCGCTGAACGGAATTTTGGGATATGCACAGATTTTAGAGCGATCGGTTTCTCAAAAAGAACAAGAAGGTATCCGCATCATTCATCAATGCGGTTCTCATCTGTTGACATTGATCAATGACATCTTAGATTTGTCGAAGATCGAAGCCCGAAAGCTAGAACTTGATTCTGGTAATGTGCATCTTGAAAGCTTTCTGAACGGTGTTGCTGAGATTTGCCGAATTCGGGCAGAGCAGAAAGGCATTGGATTCCAGGTGGAGATTGATGATCGCTTACCTGATGCGATCGTGACCGATGAGAAACGATTGCGCCAAGTTTTAATCAATCTCTTAGGCAACGCGATCAAGTTCACGGATCAAGGTCAAGTCGCGTTTCGAGCGAAGTTGAGCGAAGAGGCTCACATTCGCTTTGAAGTGGAAGATACGGGTGTGGGAATGTCGATCGAGCAAGTCGAAAAGATTTTCATGCCGTTCGAGCAAGTGGGTGAAGCGGGGCGAAAATCAGAAGGAACAGGCTTAGGACTTGCCATCAGTCAGCGAATCGCGAATTTGATGGGGAGTGGAATCGAGGTTCAAAGTCGCCTCGGTGAAGGCAGTATTTTCTCGCTCACGCTGAAGTTTGAAACGGCTTCTGAATGGCGATCCTCAATGCCCGATGAAAATGAGACTGTGATTGGAATTGTCGATCGATCGCCCTCGATTCTGATCGTGGACGACGATCGAACTCAATGCGGTTTGATGGCAGCTTTGCTACAAGAAATCGGCTTCGAGGTCACAGTGGCTTATACCGGAAGTGATGGCTGGTTAGCAGCAAGCGATCGCGTTCCTGATTTGGTCATTACCGATTTAGCGATGCCTTTACTAGACGGTGTTGGACTGATCGAACAACTGCGATCGAATTCTTCAACTTGCGACCTTCCGATCATTGTTTCTAGTGCCAATGTGTTTGGCTCGAATCGTCAACGTAGTTTACAGGCGGGTGCGAGTGCATTTTTACCGAAGCCCGTTCAAGTTCAAGAACTTTTGAACACGCTGAAAGACCTACTCAACTTAACGTGGGTCTATCAATCGAAATCGGCAACAGGTTCTCCCTCTGCGATCGCAAATGGAGAAGTCATCTTACCAGAGCAAGCTGTTTTAGGCGATCTGTATCACTTGGCAATGATGGGCGATATCGCCGCGATCGAGGGAATTCTAGAATCACTAGTCAAGGAAAATTCCCAATATGCGCCGTTTGCGGCGGCGTTGAATAAGCTCACCGCAACGTTCCAAACTGCAAAAATCCGTCAGTTCCTTAAGTCCTACGCTAAGGCAGAGTTACATTAA
- a CDS encoding DUF928 domain-containing protein, with product MNYQSIAGTLGVVALVASSAWTPVQAVPFTPPTGNGAPSQATGGASRGSLFVNKRNRTVRQTTGGASRGSIFQPRANRRAPQRTVGGASRGGFFQPSRTNRAPRVAASGASRTGRQELDPSIVASTGPAAMLALLPQSYYGTTISERPTILVYLPATGADRAVFSLKDEAGNTVYETEMAISNEAGVRTIVLPKEAPALQLEKNYQWFMALKVDGRLNPSTPYVDGWIQRVQPSAELAAAMKQGDALERAKALGANGVWYDCVATLAALRSGQPKSESLAKEWGDLLEAVELSAIDQAPMVN from the coding sequence ATGAACTATCAATCAATCGCAGGAACCTTGGGCGTAGTTGCTCTGGTCGCGAGTAGTGCTTGGACTCCGGTTCAAGCAGTTCCTTTTACCCCTCCTACGGGCAATGGCGCACCGAGTCAAGCCACAGGCGGAGCCTCTCGCGGCAGTCTATTCGTGAACAAACGCAATCGCACGGTTCGTCAAACCACAGGCGGAGCTTCACGCGGTAGCATTTTCCAACCTCGTGCCAATCGTCGCGCTCCTCAAAGAACTGTCGGCGGAGCCTCTCGCGGTGGATTTTTCCAACCGTCGAGAACCAATCGCGCCCCCAGAGTTGCAGCGAGCGGTGCATCGCGTACCGGAAGACAGGAGTTAGATCCGTCGATCGTGGCTTCGACAGGTCCGGCAGCAATGTTGGCTCTGTTGCCTCAAAGCTACTACGGCACAACCATTTCTGAGCGTCCGACGATCTTAGTGTATCTGCCCGCGACTGGAGCCGATCGCGCCGTATTCAGCCTGAAAGACGAAGCGGGTAACACCGTTTATGAAACCGAGATGGCGATCAGCAATGAAGCAGGTGTGAGAACGATCGTGCTTCCGAAAGAAGCTCCAGCACTGCAACTGGAGAAGAACTATCAGTGGTTCATGGCGCTCAAAGTCGATGGACGGCTGAATCCGAGTACGCCGTATGTGGATGGTTGGATTCAGCGGGTGCAGCCGAGTGCAGAACTGGCGGCGGCAATGAAACAAGGCGATGCGCTGGAACGGGCGAAAGCGTTGGGTGCGAATGGAGTGTGGTACGACTGTGTGGCGACGCTAGCGGCGTTGCGCTCAGGACAGCCAAAGAGTGAAAGCTTAGCGAAAGAATGGGGTGATTTGCTCGAAGCGGTTGAATTGAGTGCGATCGATCAGGCTCCGATGGTCAACTAA